One region of Quercus lobata isolate SW786 chromosome 2, ValleyOak3.0 Primary Assembly, whole genome shotgun sequence genomic DNA includes:
- the LOC115974765 gene encoding transcription factor MYB8-like, translating to MGRSPCCSKQEGLNRGAWTALEDKILSAYIRAHGEGKWRYLPKRAGLKRCGKSCRLRWLNYLRPDIKRGNISHDEEELIIRLHNLLGNRWSLIAGRLPGRTDNEIKNYWNTTLGKKAKAQTSSPLAEQSPPSKSQDKKLATKPNSTAAEPSNLAQASATPTQVIRTKARRFTKVLIPALPSLNEHHSLNSTAIDPLKPQALQSQLQSYHQDSAKCEVRGGTEELHETCAQDSDFFNFSCNEFQSNNGDRNGDCNFNSSNMQGPDQSLPFDETMFKDWTTNNCLEDNFSLDIESLTFLLDSGEWP from the exons atggggAGGAGCCCATGTTGCTCCAAGCAGGAAGGACTCAACCGAGGAGCCTGGACTGCCTTAGAAGATAAAATACTCTCTGCTTATATTAGAGCTCATGGAGAAGGCAAATGGAGATACCTCCCCAAGAGAGCTG GTTTGAAGAGATGTGGCAAGAGTTGTAGACTTAGATGGTTGAATTATCTAAGACCAGACATTAAAAGAGGTAACATATCTCATGATGAAGAGGAACTCATTATCAGACTCCATAATCTTCTTGGCAACAG ATGGTCTCTAATAGCTGGAAGGCTACCGGGGCGAACAGACAATGAAATCAAGAACTACTGGAACACAACCCTGGGAAAGAAAGCCAAAGCTCAAACATCTTCACCACTTGCCGAACAGAGTCCCCCGAGCAAATCTCAAGACAAAAAGTTAGCCACTAAACCCAACAGTACTGCTGCTGAGCCATCGAACTTAGCACAGGCTTCAGCAACTCCAACCCAAGTAATCAGAACCAAGGCCAGGAGATTCACCAAAGTGCTAATCCCAGCATTACCATCTCTCAATGAACACCACTCTCTCAACTCAACAGCCATAGACCCATTAAAGCCTCAAGCTCTTCAAAGTCAACTACAAAGTTATCATCAAGATTCGGCTAAGTGCGAAGTTCGCGGAGGAACTGAAGAGCTACACGAGACCTGTGCTCAAGACTCggatttctttaattttagcTGCAATGAGTTCCAATCAAACAATGGAGATAGAAATGGGGACTGTAATTTCAACAGCTCTAACATGCAAGGTCCTGACCAGTCCCTACCTTTCGACGAAACAATGTTCAAGGATTGGACCACAAATAATTGTCTTGAGGACAATTTCAGTTTGGATATAGAATCTTTGACATTTTTGCTTGATTCTGGAGAATGGCCATGA